Part of the Branchiostoma floridae strain S238N-H82 chromosome 11, Bfl_VNyyK, whole genome shotgun sequence genome, tatctttcgtcagtgacaaatATTTGATCTTCTTTCACATGGGGTTACATTCACACTATCTCTGTTAGTTACGttgaacaaataaaattgaCAGCTTGAAATGCCAAAAAAAACCTCCTGAGCTGATTTCGTTTCCTTGGCACTCCTGACAGATTGGACTGCAGCTCCAGCGGGTCACTTCTGGACCCGTCTTCGCTTTCACTTCTCACGGTTTCTTCCTCCACGGgactttcttttcttcttctcttcttcttggGAGTACTGCCAGCGCTGCTACAGCTACTACCAGGCTCTGGGTGACTCGGTTTATAGTCTCTATCTTTTGGCTTTGGTTTTTCTTGAGTCTCTTCTTCGCTAGAGTCGCTAGAACCGCTCGAAGTCGTGTAGACACTTGATGAGATGGGCGACGGAGACTTCTTTCTCGGTGATCTTCTAACTTCCATGCTTCCGCATTTGATCTAGAATCTCCGCTTCTGTCTTGGAGTTAACGGGAAGATTATTCAGCTAGTCTATTTTGTCGCTGATTTCCTTACTGTTGTCCTAGACGTGGTCTAAGCTTCAAGAAAGTCCCATCTCCTTGTGCGATTCAGGATTCTTCTTGTTGCTACAAGtttaacctttgacccaaaGAAAAATTAGGCTGCCTATAGTATATAACATTATGCCTGTTTAGATATATCAATTATTAGAATACAATTACAAACATTTGTCATGCATTTTGCAGCTGTATAGTAACCTGACGATtaacattttattattttgttCAATATTTGATCCTTTGGGGAATATTCAGCAAGGATTTGCTAA contains:
- the LOC118425322 gene encoding uncharacterized protein LOC118425322; the encoded protein is MEVRRSPRKKSPSPISSSVYTTSSGSSDSSEEETQEKPKPKDRDYKPSHPEPGSSCSSAGSTPKKKRRRKESPVEEETVRSESEDGSRSDPLELQSNLSGVPRKRNQLRSRQARWRKGLSEVAVRDYDHSMVKGFLQQVSALQRKNFSVESWDSDDISSDDDHDDNSPLR